The window GCTGGCAGGGGAACAGCATCAGGGGCGTCAGGAGCATCCGGCGGCGGCGGTATGAATTCCGGCAAAGGCAGTGGAGCCGCGGCGGGAGCAATCAACCGGCCGAGCAAACCGAGCAGCCCGCGCTTCGGCGCGGGCTCTTCTTCCGGAATCGCTTCCAGGGCAACGGCCGGCAGGATTTCGATTTCTTCTTCCACGGCGACAACCGGTCCCGCGATGAAGGCCTCGACCTCGTGAACCGGTTCGCCTTCCCAGTTGCCGGTCAGGCCACCACCGAGCGCGCGAACTTGAGCGACCGCGCGGGTGTGTTTGAATTTCTTTTGCTGAGTCTGAATGTCAGCGACCAATTTGCGGACCGCGGGCCGTTTGCTGCCGAGCTTCTGCAAAGCCGCAGCCACTTGCTGCAGCGTGGCTTCGTCGTTGGCATCGGCGATGCGTTGCAGAATCGAACCGGCCCGCGTCGAAACTTCGGTGCTCGGATCGGTCACCGCTACAGCCAGACGCTCGATGGCGATCGGCCCGGCTTCGCTCAGCAGCTTTGAAGCATGCTCGCGAACGGAGTAAGAATCGGAGTCGAGCTCTTGCACCCAGCGGGAGATATCCTCCGCTGGCGGGCTATTTACTGCCAGCTTTTGCTCAGCGCACACGAAGCTGCCGAGGAGGCAAGCCCCACCTGCAACCACCAGCCGCGTCGGCCACCGCAACATCGAATGATGCCGCATAAGATGTTCCCTACTTAAAAGCCCTGCCGCCCGCCCGGCCTCAATTCTATTACGTGTGTGGACAAAATGTCGAGCGCGATTCGAAAAACCTGACCGGACAAACGCCACAATCAGCAGTCACTGCCTGCACAACCGGACCGCAAATCCGGCTGCGGGTTCACCGCTATCGACCTCAAAACTCACCGCCACGCGCCCCCATCTGGCTAGCAGCCCGACTCCAAAATTTGTTCGCTGGCGAAAGTACAACAGTTGTTGCAGATTTTTGAAACCACCAAAGCGTAAGCCGCTCTAGCACTTACAAAGAAACAGCCCAAAAACTCCACAACAGTTTTACAACATCTGCGTTGTCATCTGTTGCGCAACTGTGAACTGACGAAACTCATGCCCGGGCAATCACTTGCCGCAAACCAGCCCAGCGCAACCCCGTAATCGAAGCTACTTCGCTCACAATGCCGCACAACAATCGGTCGCACCGCACCACAACGACTTCACCGTCTGCCAGCGATACGCCGCAAACCGACGGGCGCTTATCCGCTGCCGAAAATCAGCCCAAGCCACCATCTTGTCAAGGATCAAGATCGCCCCCGTCGCCAGTGGTAAGTGTACCCATGTCCACACTCTAGGTCGAGCACAATTCCACGCGGATTTTGCCCAGCCGTGCGGTAGGATGGCAGCCATGGAATCACAACAGCCGAACTCTGCTCGCGTTACCGTAGCCGCGCTGGTGATCGTGCTCTTCGTCATGCCACTACTGTATGTGCTTTCCTTTGGCCCTGTAGTGGGGCTCACGCTACGCGGATACCTTCCAGAACAACCGGTCCGCGCGATTTACTATCCCATCAGGATTCTGCACGACAAAGCAGGACCGCCGATCGCCGATCTGTTGGAGAAGTATGTGGAAATCTTCGAACCGTAAAATCGAACGCGCAGGACGGCGAGCCGCGCCGGTTACATGCAGACCTCGCCGGCCTTTGCAGGTCTACCTCAACGGCTTGGCTGGAGCCTCGCCCTCCCGAATGATTGAGGTAATCCAGGTAATTGGCGCTATTTGTTGCCGAGCAATTCTTGCCAAGCAACGCAGCAACGTTGCCCGGGAGTTAATCAACGTACGTAGCCGCGGCGATGCGAGGCGAAGTTCCCTTCGAGCCGCATTTTCGGCCTGAAACAAGCGTTTCCGGCGGTTAGTTCGCCCGTAGTGCGCGAGTGCTCGACAGCTTCTGGCATAGTGTTTGCGAAACTGAGATCGCAACGGACGCTGAGAACGTTGCTTCGGCTGGCTCTGATCGCCAGCATTTGTGCCAGGCGGCGAAGCAATCACCCAACGGATTTGGTCGCGGGGTTCCAGCGGAGAATCGATCGGCATACGTGGCCTACCTACAGCGCCGTCGATTCACTTGAGTGGACCTTCCTTCTCTAAGGTTCACTCCACTGCACAGTCGCAGTGAAAACTCGCTGTACTGAACTGCCAAGTGGCAGTATCAGGATCGCAGCAACATCTTGTTTGCCTCTCCCAACGAAAGGGATTCGCATGGGATCGTTTGGATTTTTGATCGACATGGATGGCGTGATCTACAAAGGGAAGCAGGTGGTCGAGGGAGCGAACCGCTTCATTCAAAGGCTGCTCGACGACCAGGTGCCGTTCGCCTTCCTCACGAACAACAGCCAGCGCACGCGCCGCGATGGCGTGATCAAACTAGCCCGCATGGGCATTCACGTCGATGAGAGTCACATCTTCACTTGCGCGATGGCGACCGCGCGGTTTCTCGCGGCGCAAAAGCCGGGTGGCACGGCGTTCGTGATTGGCGAAGGTGGTTTGCTGCAAGCGCTGCACAAGAATGGTTACGCGATTGTCGACGACGATCCCGATTATGTCGTGGTCGGCGAAGGTCGCACGTTCAACATGGAAATTGTCGAAGCCGCCGTGCGAATGATCCTCCGCGGCTCGAAGTTGATCGCGACCAATATCGATCCAAATTGCCCGACTGCGCACGGCTTGCGGCCGGGTTGCGGCGCGATTGTGGCGATGCTGGAAACGGCAACCGGCCTGAAGGCCTTCAGCGTCGGCAAGCCGAGCCCGGTGATGATGCGCGCAGCACGCAAAGAACTCGGGCTGTCGACGGCTGGCACGATCATGATCGGCGACACGATGGAAACTGATATTCTCGGCGGCGTGTCGATGGGCTATCGCACCGTGCTGGTGCTGAGCGGTTCGACGCGGCGTGAAGATCTCATTCGCTACGCCTATCGGCCTGACATTGTGCTGAACTCGATCGCCGATCTATCGGACGAGCAAAACTACCAGCGCGTGATCGAAGGTTTGTGCGAACCCGCGCCGGTGGCAGAAGCCGCAGCGTAATGCGGCATTAGCTGTAATACGTTCGGTCTGTCCCCATGAAGGGCAGACCGAGATCTCCTGCGGCGTCGTTAGCCGAGAGATAAAAGTCGTCATCGCCGGTGTAGCCTTGCAGCGAATCGACCGCGCCGTCGTTACCAACGACCACGGACGTCGCTACGCCGGCAGGATGGGCCGGTGTCCACGCGGCGAGCAAGGCCATCAGCGCGAGATCGCTGGCATCACCGACCAGCGTGCTGCCGCTGATCGTGACATCGCCGGCAATCAGCAGATCACTCCCCTCGTCGCCGTTGAGCGCGTCGCTGCCGACGCCGCCGATGAGCAGATCATCGCCCGTGCGGCCCACCAGCGTATCGCTGCCGCTGCCGCCGACGAGGACGTCGTCCCCTTCATCGCCGTAGAGTTGATCATTGCCGCCGCTACCGAAAACGCGGTCGTTGCCGGCGCCGGCTGAAACAACATCGTCACCCTGGCCGGCGTGCACGTAGTCGTTGCCCGCGCCGGGAAAGAGTTGATCGTTGCCGCCGCCACCATACATCACGTCATTGCCGCCGAGGCTGCTCAGCACGTCGTTGCCGCCGGTGTTCAAATCCTGTTCGCCGAGCGTATCGCCCCACACCACATTGTCGCCGCCACTGGCGTTGATCTGATCGCTCCCCGCGCCGCCGATGATCAGATCGTTCTGCAATCCACCCGACGCGTAGTCATCCCCTTCACCCAGGTCGAGCGTCACAGGAACCTGCAGGTTCGTCGCAATCACATAGTCGTTCCCTTCGCCGGCATTCACGATCAGTTGAACGCTGATGGGATAAAACGCGGATCCGCGATCGGTTCGCACTTGCACGATGCCTGCCGAAACGGGCGAGATGATGATGATGTCTGGATCGGGCGTACCGATCACCAACAGATCGCCATTGCTGGGCGTGACGACCGGTTGCGTCCCTTGAATAGTGATGCGCACCAGACCATCGTCGCTGTTCAAGCCGTCGGAAACCGTAAAGCTGAAAAGATCGAGCCCCGTCGCACCGGGGAGCGGCGTGTAAGTAAATGCGCCGGTCATTGGATCGAAGGCCGTGATCGTTCCCAGATTTGGATTGCTACCGATCGAAAACGTCAACGCTGGTCCATCGGGATCGGTCGCCGAGAGAGTGCGACTGACCGGCGTGTTGATCAGCGTGGGAATGGTGCTGTCGTTTGCCACTGGCGGCTGATTGGGAAGAATCGTGATCGTGAAGGTCCGCGGCGAGCTCGTATCGCTGCCGCCATTGGCCGTGCCGCCGTTGTCCTGCGCGACGAGCGTGATCGTGGCGATGCCTTGCGCGCCGGTTGTTGGCGTGAAGGTCAACGTTCCGGCGCTGCTGACGGCTGGCGCGACGGAGAACAAGCCCGGGTTCGTGTTCGCCGTCACATTGAAGGCCACGGTCTGGCCCACTTCGTTCGCGGGGCCTGCGCTGATGGCGGTTGCCCAGTTCGGAATGGTTTGCGCCGGCGAACCATTCGGCCGAGAGATATTCGGGCCGGCAACGAACGACGGCGCATCATTGACCGGATTGACGGTAATCGTGAACGTCTGCGGATTGCTCGTATCAAGGCCGCCGTTGTCGGTCCCGCCATTATCGCGAACGCGGAGCTCGAAAGTTGACGAACCGTTGGCGTTGGGGGCGAGCGTGTAGGTCAAAGTCCCCGTCGGCGAAACGGCGGGCGCGACGGCAAACAAGGCCGCGTTCGAAACATTGGCCACCAGGTAGGCGCTGACCGCTTGCGTGTTTTCGTTGTTCGGCCCGGCAGAAAAACTGGTAATGAAACCGGTCACCGATTGCGCCGGCGCATCTTCATTAACGACTGGTGGAGCAGCCGCGGTGAACGTTGGCTGATCGTTGACCGCAGTGACCGTGACGGTAAACGTCCGCGTCGTGATGCCGTCGTCGGCGTTGTTGGGAATCAAATCGAGGCCGGAATCGCGCACGGTTACCGTGATCGTCGACACGCCGTTGCCATTCACCGGCGAGGTGAAAGTGAGTGTGCCCGTATTGTTCGGCGAGGTGTAATTGACCGCGATCGGTACCAG is drawn from Anatilimnocola floriformis and contains these coding sequences:
- a CDS encoding HAD-IIA family hydrolase, which encodes MGSFGFLIDMDGVIYKGKQVVEGANRFIQRLLDDQVPFAFLTNNSQRTRRDGVIKLARMGIHVDESHIFTCAMATARFLAAQKPGGTAFVIGEGGLLQALHKNGYAIVDDDPDYVVVGEGRTFNMEIVEAAVRMILRGSKLIATNIDPNCPTAHGLRPGCGAIVAMLETATGLKAFSVGKPSPVMMRAARKELGLSTAGTIMIGDTMETDILGGVSMGYRTVLVLSGSTRREDLIRYAYRPDIVLNSIADLSDEQNYQRVIEGLCEPAPVAEAAA
- a CDS encoding PDZ domain-containing protein → MRHHSMLRWPTRLVVAGGACLLGSFVCAEQKLAVNSPPAEDISRWVQELDSDSYSVREHASKLLSEAGPIAIERLAVAVTDPSTEVSTRAGSILQRIADANDEATLQQVAAALQKLGSKRPAVRKLVADIQTQQKKFKHTRAVAQVRALGGGLTGNWEGEPVHEVEAFIAGPVVAVEEEIEILPAVALEAIPEEEPAPKRGLLGLLGRLIAPAAAPLPLPEFIPPPPDAPDAPDAVPLPALEEVRPLPGIEIAGPPALEEVELAEAPAVAEVFEVADDIALIEPAFAPFPIAFDGEEVEGEAYAELVLDKSFRGGDKDLAVLKDIPEIYNLSIHGAKLTDEALPHIGALPRLTTLNLRDTPFSGAALRKLRQQRPELSVICRSSAMLGINAGMEGACILTSVFFKSGAHDAGLRDGDEILEVDGHKVRDFSDLTISVYPHKPGDKVSVKYSRNNQEHTVDVLLKPRVAVEE